The DNA sequence GCCGGAGGGGGACTTGTCCGTGCGCTTGAGCACTTCAAAGCCGCAGGTCAGGCAATACCAGTTGATGGACTTTTCCAGGTCGCTAACGCGGATACGAGTGTGGTCGAAGGTGATGGGCATGGTGGAAGATTAAAGGAAAAAGATTAAAGTTTAAAGGTTCTAGGTTGATAGGGTCGCGCAGTCGGCTTCAGTTTTCAACCCAACTTTTTCCTTTAATCTTTTTCCTTTTTCCTCTCTTAACTCCCCGGCTTGACCGCCGGAATCGCCGCGAGCTCAGGGGGGAGTTTTTCAGGATCATAGGTTGGGAAGGAAAATTCCAATAGCGAGGTCAGGGGTGTGCGGAAGCTAGCCTTGCCCTCGGAGCGATCAACCAGCACTGCTACACCAACGGCGTTGCCGCCTTCGGCCTCGACGATGTCCAGCGCTTCATTGACTCGGCCACCGCGGGTGATGACGTCTTCGACGATTAGGATGGTCTCACCGTCGGCAATCTTGAAATTGCGGCGCAGTGCGAGCTTGTCATCGACCTTCTCTACGAAGAGGAAACGCTTGCCAGCCTGACGGGCGACTTCCTGTCCGATTACCAGACCGCCCATTGCGGGGGCGACGACGGTGTCGAAGCTGCTCACGTCGATTTTTTCCAGAAGCAATTCCGCCAGGCGGGTTACTTTATCCATGTGCTCACACACGCGTGCGCATTGGAAAAAGTGGCCCGAGCGCAGGCCCGAGCGGAGGATGAAGTGGCCCTCCAGCAGGGCCCCGGAATCGCGGAAAATTTGCAGAATTTCTTGGTCGACGGAATCGCTCATGGGAAAAAGTTGTGTGGCTCTCGTGACGGCGTCAAGCCCAAGCGCCCGGCGCGCATTTTCTGTCTGGGCAATTTGGGCGCGGGCAAAACAAGTTGGCCTGCGCTATGCTTTTCCGTTGCGAACACGTCCTGAAATCCTATGGTGAAAGTCGTGAAAGAAAACAAACCAGCACCGATCAAGGCTTCGCGAAAACGCGCGTTGCTGGGGCTGTTGGACGACACCACAAGCTCCGTCCGCAGCGCTGTTCGCGCGGAACTGGAGCGACTCGGCCCGTCAGGCATTGCCTTGCTGCGCGAGGCCACCCACCATGAAGACGCCAGCATCGGCTGCGCCGCGCGTGACCTGCTCGACGCACTGACCGGCGGCAAGCCCGAGCGCGTTTTTCGCGACTTTATCCGTTCCTTTAATTATGAGCTGGAGACCGGTGTCTTGCTGCTCGACCGTGTGTCGAATCCCGAGGTGGGTATGGCCGACTACGAGCGCTTTTTGGCCGAGGTTTCCGACCGCTGCCGCGAGCTGATGCTCCACCCAAGCACGGCGTGGGAAAAGTGCCGCGTGCTTAACCGCGTGATCTTTGGCGAATACGGCTTTTGCGGCGATTCGGATAATTTCTACGACCCGCGCAACAGCTTCCTGAGTGACGTGGTGGACCGCCGCCGTGGCATCCCGATCAGCTTGTCGATTTTGTATCTGCTCGTGGCGGATCGCTGTAATCTGGAGCTGTCGCCCGTGGCGTTTCCCGGTCGCTTTATGGTGGGGTGCTTCCTCGACTCCGAGCCGTTCTACATCGACGTGTTCGAAGGGGGCGTTTTCCGGACGATCGAGGAAATCGAGCAAATGCTCGAGCCCTACGATATTGAGATCGAGCCCGCGATTTTTGCCCCGTGCCCGGTGGGCGAGGTGCTGGCGCGCTGCTGCCGTAATTTGGTCAACCAATACAACCGCTGCGGCGATCGCGAACGGGCGCGTCTGTTTACGGACTACGTGAACGAGTTTGAGGCGGCATACCGGCTCAACGACGAATAGGGCTTGTCGAGACACGGGTGCGTGGCATGCTCGCGGCATGCAATTTGACGACCCCGATCGCGTGCGCTCGCTGGATGAGCTGAAGCAGTGGAATTACCCGGGAACGGCGCTCGCCGTGCTCGGCAGCCCCATCGCCCACAGCGTGAGCCCGGCCATGCACAATGCCGCGCTCAACCTGATGGGCCAGACTCAGCAGCTCTTTCTCGATTGGCGCTATTTCAAGTTCGATACACCGCCGGAGATTTTGCCCCGCGCTTTGGAGCAACTGCACGCGGCGGGCTTTCAGGGGATTAATCTAACCATCCCGCACAAGGTGCAGGCGGTGGATCTTGTCGTGGAAATCGATCCCGGTGCCAAACTGTCCGGCGCGGTCAATACGCTCCATCGTCGAGCCAATGGCTGGGCCGGCTATAACTCCGACGGCTACGGTATGGAGCAGGCTTTGCGACGCGAGCTTGGCGTGGACTTAAAGGACGCAACGGTGATCTTGCTTGGTGCTGGCGGAGCGGCCCGGGCAGCCGCAGTGCAATGCCTGCAATCGGGCGTGGCCGAGCTGTGGATCGGTAACCGGAACCAGGAGCGCTTGGGCGGGTTGATCGAGCTCTTGCAAGAGGCCCCCGGCAGCGAGCGCGTACGTGGATTCGACCTCAGCGAGCCGCCTGCGGAATTGCCCCGGCAGGCGGTGATTGTCAACGCGACCTCACTTGGCCTGAAGGACGAAGACCCCGCGCCAATCGATCTGGCCCGCTTTGCACCGGAGACGAAAGTTTACGACATGACCTATGGCGTCGAAAACGCCTTGGCGCGTTCGGCAAAGCATTACCAGATGGCGTATGCGGACGGCTTGTCCATGCTCGTGTGGCAGGGCGTGCGGAGCCTGGAAATCTGGACCGGTGCGCAGGTGCCTGCGCAGGCGATGATGGACGGTGCCTGTCACGCCAAGGGCTATGAACCCCGCCGTGCATGAGGCCACGCATTCTCTTTGTCTGTAGCCGGAACCAGTGGCGCAGCCCGACGGCAGAGGCCGTTTATCGCAATGACTCGCGCCTGGAGGTGCGGTTGGCCGGGGTAAGTGCGTCGGCACGGCATGTGATCAGCACGGTGGATATTGACTGGGCCGACTTGATCCTCGTCATGGCGCCCGAGCACAAGCAGCGCATCCGTGAGCAGTTTCGCGGTGGGGAACTGCCGCCGATTGAGTGCCTGGATATCCCGGATGACTACCGCTACATGGACACCGAGTTGCAGCAACTAATCCGCCAGTCAACCGAGCCTTGGATCAATCAACTATTGTCCTAGCGGGAAAGTGTTGGTAATTGCTCCTTTATAAATCTCATGAGCCTCGACGAATTTCACGCAATCAACGCCGCGTATCCGTGGTTTTTCGCATTTTGGGCGTTTGTCT is a window from the Cerasicoccus sp. TK19100 genome containing:
- a CDS encoding low molecular weight protein tyrosine phosphatase family protein yields the protein MRPRILFVCSRNQWRSPTAEAVYRNDSRLEVRLAGVSASARHVISTVDIDWADLILVMAPEHKQRIREQFRGGELPPIECLDIPDDYRYMDTELQQLIRQSTEPWINQLLS
- the pyrE gene encoding orotate phosphoribosyltransferase, giving the protein MSDSVDQEILQIFRDSGALLEGHFILRSGLRSGHFFQCARVCEHMDKVTRLAELLLEKIDVSSFDTVVAPAMGGLVIGQEVARQAGKRFLFVEKVDDKLALRRNFKIADGETILIVEDVITRGGRVNEALDIVEAEGGNAVGVAVLVDRSEGKASFRTPLTSLLEFSFPTYDPEKLPPELAAIPAVKPGS
- a CDS encoding shikimate dehydrogenase family protein, with translation MQFDDPDRVRSLDELKQWNYPGTALAVLGSPIAHSVSPAMHNAALNLMGQTQQLFLDWRYFKFDTPPEILPRALEQLHAAGFQGINLTIPHKVQAVDLVVEIDPGAKLSGAVNTLHRRANGWAGYNSDGYGMEQALRRELGVDLKDATVILLGAGGAARAAAVQCLQSGVAELWIGNRNQERLGGLIELLQEAPGSERVRGFDLSEPPAELPRQAVIVNATSLGLKDEDPAPIDLARFAPETKVYDMTYGVENALARSAKHYQMAYADGLSMLVWQGVRSLEIWTGAQVPAQAMMDGACHAKGYEPRRA
- a CDS encoding transglutaminase-like domain-containing protein, whose protein sequence is MKENKPAPIKASRKRALLGLLDDTTSSVRSAVRAELERLGPSGIALLREATHHEDASIGCAARDLLDALTGGKPERVFRDFIRSFNYELETGVLLLDRVSNPEVGMADYERFLAEVSDRCRELMLHPSTAWEKCRVLNRVIFGEYGFCGDSDNFYDPRNSFLSDVVDRRRGIPISLSILYLLVADRCNLELSPVAFPGRFMVGCFLDSEPFYIDVFEGGVFRTIEEIEQMLEPYDIEIEPAIFAPCPVGEVLARCCRNLVNQYNRCGDRERARLFTDYVNEFEAAYRLNDE